One genomic window of Thalassolituus hydrocarboniclasticus includes the following:
- a CDS encoding VWA domain-containing protein, whose amino-acid sequence MEWLSQFHFLRPLWLLAALPALLAFSLLLQRALSAGQWASVIDAHLQPYMLEQQLSGRRKAGLWWLLAAWLIACIALAGPSVEKLPQPLQKNQDALVIMLDMSASMGAQDLKPSRAVRAIQKVTDIVRSRADGLTALVAYAGDAHTVTPLTDDRDTIENLLPSLSPFIMPSPGSRPDKAISLAQQLVSDAGIQQARLLLLTDGIISKDIERIRNSLDGQRFQLKVLAIGTAEGAPVPMPGAGFLRDGSGTIVLPQLDLGPIRDLSRELNIPWQTLSINDSDWQSLLPAQPQSFDPQETDSGFARFDQWHDAGYWLIFALLPVALLLFRRGVLFSLLLVPLCWPDNSYALEWKDLWQTPDQQGSELFEQDPAKAADAFEDPAWRGSAAYRAGDYESAAKAFAEGPQTAISHYNRGNALLQAGKPDEAIAAYDEALKLNPEMKEAAANRETAEKLKQQQEQQKEQQDGQQQDGQQQDGQQQDGQQQDGQQQDGQQQDGQQQDGQQQDGQQQNQSEDDAFARQQADKLAEQQQNESASQAAQNQEPETDEEKQGIAAADEDQEEPQEESAQQLRRQSGEPETEINGLSREEQAAMQQWLNRVPDNPGNLLQRKFLYQYRQQADQESEDVLW is encoded by the coding sequence ATGGAATGGCTCAGTCAGTTTCATTTTTTACGGCCGCTGTGGCTGCTGGCGGCACTGCCTGCCCTGCTGGCTTTTTCATTGCTGCTGCAGCGCGCTTTAAGCGCCGGCCAGTGGGCCAGTGTAATTGATGCCCACCTGCAGCCTTATATGCTGGAGCAGCAACTCAGCGGCCGCCGTAAAGCGGGCTTATGGTGGCTGCTCGCCGCCTGGCTGATCGCCTGTATTGCGCTGGCCGGACCAAGCGTTGAAAAACTGCCGCAACCGTTGCAAAAAAATCAGGATGCGCTGGTCATTATGCTCGACATGTCCGCATCCATGGGCGCCCAGGATCTGAAGCCGTCACGGGCAGTGCGCGCCATTCAGAAAGTCACCGATATTGTGCGCAGTCGCGCCGACGGCCTGACCGCACTGGTCGCCTATGCCGGCGACGCCCATACCGTGACGCCTTTAACCGATGACCGCGACACCATCGAAAACCTGCTGCCGTCGTTGTCCCCGTTTATTATGCCGAGCCCTGGCAGCCGTCCGGATAAAGCCATCAGCCTGGCGCAGCAGCTGGTCAGCGATGCCGGTATCCAGCAGGCCCGCCTGCTGTTACTGACCGACGGCATTATCAGCAAAGATATTGAACGTATCCGTAACAGCCTCGACGGTCAGCGCTTTCAGCTTAAGGTACTCGCCATCGGCACCGCCGAAGGTGCGCCGGTGCCAATGCCCGGCGCCGGCTTTCTGCGCGACGGCAGCGGCACCATCGTATTGCCACAGCTGGATCTGGGGCCGATCCGCGATCTCAGCCGCGAGCTGAATATCCCCTGGCAGACACTGAGCATTAACGACAGCGACTGGCAAAGCCTGTTACCCGCACAGCCGCAAAGCTTTGACCCGCAGGAAACCGACAGCGGCTTTGCCCGTTTTGATCAGTGGCACGACGCCGGCTACTGGCTGATCTTTGCTTTGCTGCCCGTTGCCCTGCTGCTGTTCCGCCGTGGCGTACTGTTCAGCCTGCTGTTAGTGCCGCTGTGCTGGCCCGATAACAGCTATGCGCTGGAGTGGAAAGATTTATGGCAAACCCCGGACCAGCAAGGCTCAGAGCTGTTTGAACAGGATCCTGCCAAAGCCGCTGACGCCTTCGAAGATCCCGCCTGGCGTGGCAGCGCCGCTTACCGTGCCGGCGATTATGAAAGCGCCGCCAAAGCCTTTGCCGAAGGCCCGCAAACCGCCATCAGCCATTACAACCGTGGTAATGCCCTGCTGCAGGCCGGAAAGCCGGACGAAGCCATCGCCGCCTACGATGAAGCCCTGAAGCTCAACCCGGAAATGAAAGAAGCTGCGGCCAACCGCGAGACCGCCGAAAAACTCAAACAGCAGCAAGAACAACAAAAAGAGCAGCAAGACGGTCAGCAACAGGACGGTCAGCAACAGGACGGTCAGCAACAAGACGGTCAGCAGCAGGACGGACAGCAGCAGGACGGACAGCAGCAGGACGGACAGCAGCAGGACGGTCAGCAGCAGGACGGTCAGCAGCAGAATCAGAGTGAAGACGATGCCTTTGCCCGGCAGCAGGCTGATAAGCTGGCCGAACAACAGCAGAATGAATCAGCCTCTCAGGCGGCACAGAATCAGGAGCCTGAGACTGACGAAGAGAAACAGGGCATAGCAGCCGCTGACGAAGATCAGGAAGAGCCGCAGGAAGAATCCGCACAACAGCTGCGCCGCCAGTCTGGCGAACCGGAAACAGAAATCAACGGCCTCAGCCGTGAAGAACAGGCCGCCATGCAAC